One segment of Solanum stenotomum isolate F172 chromosome 1, ASM1918654v1, whole genome shotgun sequence DNA contains the following:
- the LOC125841807 gene encoding uncharacterized protein LOC125841807: protein MHYFTSLHHAPKILTIYSSLQKLEITNRYFLLQLRKKLELFWDFLCMLPNRRPASEKVRSLPGSMSSIRVDRTWMYKRLVPSRTTVTSEFIEGVRGFIEFALMQPDFVSNGSIRCPCSKCKNSSGFLEPHDIRSHLYKHGFMPNYHQWESHGESFVPISRPQPSTNRSDDIGSNRTPINPYRTMVLDAAGPSFNLDSDVFDMDVDEEEPPNQNAQEFFDMLKAAEEPLFDGCRTHSPLSAVCRLLNIKSESNMSDNCYNQILLFLKELLPEDAKLPADYYRTKQMVAKLGLGYEKIDVCQTGCILYYKDNKDRRDCPKCGKPRYKPKRRRSGRQKDVPYKVLRYFPITPRLQRLYMSTKTAEHMTWHWKYRREPGVMSHPSDGEAWKKFDQCHPNFASEPRNIRLGLAADGFSPYGNMAHPYSCWPVIITPYNLPPEMCMTSPYMFLSLLIPGPKSPGNNIDIYLEPLIDELKQLWVDGVETYDSHKKQNFQMRAALMWTINDFPAYGMLSGWSTHGLLACPCCMGKSKAFYLKHGRKGSFFDCHRKFLPMGHPFRWDRKSFLRGRVENSTPPHRLSGEEVWNKVCTLPKVCDHHASSKLPGFGDQHNWTKQSIFWELPYWSTNIIRHNLDVMHIEKNVFDNIFNTIMDVTDKTKDNLNSRRDVQNCCNRSELELLVLILFFETQYCSLLRFH, encoded by the exons ATGCACTACTTCACGTCTCTTCATCATGCTCCCAAAATTCTAACTATTTATTCCAGTTTACAGAAGCTTGAAATCACAAATCGTTACTTCCTTCTTCAGTTAAG GAAGAAGTTGGAATTATTTTGGGATTTTCTCTGTATGCTGCCAAATCGAAGACCAGCCAGTGAGAAAGTCAGAAGTTTGCCAG GAAGCATGAGTTCCATTAGAGTTGATCGCACGTGGATGTATAAGAGACTTGTGCCAAGTCGAACAACAGTCACTTCTGAGTTTATAGAAGGTGTGCGTGGATTTATAGAGTTTGCATTAATGCAACCTGATTTTGTTTCTAATGGAAGTATAAGGTGCCCTTGTTCAAAATGTAAAAACAGTAGTGGGTTTCTTGAACCTCATGATATTAGATCTCATTTATACAAGCATGGTTTCATGCCCAACTATCATCAATGGGAATCACATGGGGAGTCTTTTGTACCAATTTCTAGGCCTCAACCTAGTACCAATAGAAGTGATGACATAGGTTCTAATAGAACACCAATAAATCCATATCGTACTATGGTCTTGGATGCAGCTGGTCCTAGTTTCAACTTAGACAGTGATGTATTTGATATGGATGTTGATGAAGAAGAACCTCCTAATCAAAATGCTCAAGAATTTTTTGATATGTTGAAAGCTGCTGAAGAGCCATTGTTTGATGGATGTCGGACTCATTCTCCCCTGTCAGCAGTGTGCAGGTTGTTGAACATTAAGTCTGAGTCTAACATGAGTGACAATTGCTATAAtcaaattttgctatttttgaaGGAGCTCTTACCTGAAGATGCAAAATTACCTGCTGATTACTATAGGACTAAACAAATGGTTGCAAAACTTGGGCTAGGATATGAAAAGATAGATGTATGTCAGACAGGTTGTATCCTATATTACAAGGATAATAAAGACAGAAGAgattgtccaaagtgtggtaaacCGCGCTACAAGCCTAAGAGAAGACGCAGTGGAAGGCAAAAAGATGTTCCATATAAAGTACTCCGTTACTTTCCTATAACTCCGAGGTTGCAGCGATTATATATGTCAACAAAGACAGCTGAACATATGACATGGCACTGGAAATACCGTCGAGAACCTGGGGTAATGAGTCATCCAAGTGATGGAGAGGCATGGAAGAAGTTTGATCAGTGTCATCCTAACTTTGCAAGCGAGCCTCGAAATATAAGACTTGGACTTGCAGCTGATGGATTTAGTCCTTATGGGAATATGGCCCATCCTTATTCTTGTTGGCCAGTAATCATTACACCGTACAATCTGCCACCCGAAATGTGCATGACTAGCCCTTATATGTTCTTAAGTCTTCTCATTCCTGGTCCAAAGAGCCCTGGAaataatatagatatatacttAGAACCTCTTATTGATGAATTAAAGCAATTATGGGTTGATGGGGTTGAGACTTATGATTCACATAAGAAACAGAATTTTCAAATGCGAGCTGCACTTATgtggactattaatgatttCCCAGCTTATGGAATGTTGTCTGGTTGGAGCACACACGGTCTATTAGCATGCCCTTGTTGTATGGGTAAAAGTAAGGCATTTTACTTAAAACATGGGAGAAAAGGCTCATTCTTTGATTGTCATCGTAAATTTTTGCCTATGGGTCATCCATTTCGATGGGATAGAAAGTCATTTTTAAGAGGAAGGGTTGAGAACTCTACTCCTCCTCATAGGTTGTCTGGTGAAGAAGTTTGGAACAAAGTTTGTACCTTACCAAAAGTGTGTGATCATCACGCCTCCAGTAAGTTGCCAGGGTTTGGGGATCAACATAATTGGACAAAACAAAGCATTTTTTGGGAATTGCCATATTGGAGTACAAATATTATTCGGCATaatcttgatgtgatgcatATTGAGAAAAATGTGTTTGATAATATATTCAACACAATAATGGATGTAACGGATAAAACAAAAGACAATTTAAATTCTAGAAGGGATGTGCAAAATTGTTGCAATCGTTCAGAGCTTGAATTGTTGGtgctaatattattttttgaaactcAATATTGCTCATTGTTGAGGTTCCATTAA